From a single Micromonospora pallida genomic region:
- a CDS encoding ABC transporter ATP-binding protein: MTVVHTVPDLVALQQRAADRAAARAGGADRLRGHIVCDGLVRIFKTDGVEVVALQGLDLVVDRGELLAIVGASGSGKSTMLNILSGLDVPTAGIARVAGYDLLTMSAKKRLRYRRHTVGFVWQQTTRNLLSYLTAAENVALPMRLAGRRGRAARRRSAELLDLVGVGHCADRRPAAMSGGEQQRCAVAVAVANDPEVLFADEPTGELDENTAAEVFAALRTINAELGVTVVVVTHDQAVATQVRRTVAIRDGRTASEVRRSARLGADGVEELVTEEYAVLDRTGRMQLPAAFVDALALRDRVRLTLEPDHVQVFPGFAGERKEEP, encoded by the coding sequence GTGACCGTCGTCCACACCGTCCCGGATCTGGTGGCGTTGCAGCAGCGCGCCGCCGACCGGGCCGCCGCCCGCGCCGGCGGCGCCGACCGGCTACGCGGACACATCGTCTGCGACGGGCTGGTGCGTATCTTCAAGACCGACGGGGTGGAGGTCGTCGCGTTGCAGGGCCTCGACCTGGTCGTCGACCGGGGGGAGTTGCTGGCCATCGTCGGCGCGTCCGGGTCCGGCAAGTCGACCATGCTGAACATCCTGTCCGGGCTGGACGTGCCCACCGCCGGGATCGCCCGGGTCGCCGGATACGACCTGCTGACCATGTCGGCGAAGAAACGGCTGCGCTACCGGCGGCACACCGTCGGGTTCGTGTGGCAGCAGACCACCCGGAACCTGCTGTCGTACCTGACCGCGGCGGAGAACGTCGCGTTGCCGATGCGGCTGGCTGGCCGGCGGGGCCGTGCCGCCCGACGGCGGTCGGCCGAGCTGCTGGACCTGGTCGGGGTGGGGCACTGCGCCGACCGGCGGCCGGCCGCGATGAGCGGCGGCGAGCAGCAACGCTGCGCCGTCGCGGTGGCGGTGGCCAACGACCCGGAGGTGCTCTTCGCCGACGAGCCGACCGGGGAACTCGACGAGAACACCGCCGCGGAGGTGTTCGCGGCGCTGCGCACCATCAACGCCGAACTGGGCGTCACCGTCGTGGTGGTCACCCACGACCAGGCGGTGGCTACCCAGGTCCGCCGGACCGTCGCCATCCGCGACGGCCGCACCGCCAGCGAGGTACGCCGCTCGGCGCGCCTCGGCGCCGACGGTGTCGAGGAACTGGTCACCGAGGAGTACGCGGTGCTCGACCGTACCGGCCGGATGCAGTTGCCGGCCGCGTTCGTCGACGCCCTCGCACTGCGTGACCGGGTGCGGCTCACCTTGGAACCCGACCACGTGCAGGTTTTCCCCGGTTTCGCCGGGGAGCGGAAGGAGGAGCCGTGA